The Phyllopteryx taeniolatus isolate TA_2022b chromosome 14, UOR_Ptae_1.2, whole genome shotgun sequence genome has a window encoding:
- the ptmab gene encoding prothymosin alpha-B isoform X1 — protein sequence MAATAVLRLLFVFHDAFRACSEQMATREATELKEKKLVEEKENGKDAATNGKENEENGEPEIDDEEDDEVDEEDEEDDGEGDEEDEEDDDDELEGGTKRAADDDDDDDEDDVETKKQKTDDDD from the exons ATGGCGGCGACGGCGGTGCTCCGCTTACTTTTCGTCTTTCACGACGCTTTTCGTGCGTGCAGTGAGCAAATGGCGACACGTGAGGCCACG GAATTGAAGGAGAAGAAGCTggtggaggagaaggagaatgGCAAAGATGCTGCTACCAATGGAAAG GAGAACGAGGAGAACGGCGAGCCCGAGATTGACGACGAGGAAGACGACGAGGTGGAcgaagaggacgaggaggacgacGGAGAAG GTgacgaggaagacgaggaggacgaTGACGACGAGCTGGAGGGCGGCACAAAGCGGGCGGCagacgacgacgatgacgacgacgag gACGACGTGGAGACCAAGAAGCAAAAAACGGACGACGACGATTGA
- the ptmab gene encoding prothymosin alpha-B isoform X2 translates to MADAKVDSVSEVSAKELKEKKLVEEKENGKDAATNGKENEENGEPEIDDEEDDEVDEEDEEDDGEGDEEDEEDDDDELEGGTKRAADDDDDDDEDDVETKKQKTDDDD, encoded by the exons ATGGCGGACGCGAAAGTTGACTCCGTGTCGGAAGTCTCGGCCAAG GAATTGAAGGAGAAGAAGCTggtggaggagaaggagaatgGCAAAGATGCTGCTACCAATGGAAAG GAGAACGAGGAGAACGGCGAGCCCGAGATTGACGACGAGGAAGACGACGAGGTGGAcgaagaggacgaggaggacgacGGAGAAG GTgacgaggaagacgaggaggacgaTGACGACGAGCTGGAGGGCGGCACAAAGCGGGCGGCagacgacgacgatgacgacgacgag gACGACGTGGAGACCAAGAAGCAAAAAACGGACGACGACGATTGA